A genomic region of Gossypium hirsutum isolate 1008001.06 chromosome D01, Gossypium_hirsutum_v2.1, whole genome shotgun sequence contains the following coding sequences:
- the LOC107940629 gene encoding thaumatin-like protein 1 — MSLLSSNSPPSISVSVSSHRKNNINSILVQMEFLFFSIYLLSLISFFHGTSGTTFTLVNKCDYTVWPGILGNTQLDSTGFELPSGGSRSFQAPPSWSGRFWGRTGCASDQTTGQLICQTGDCGSTQIECNGRGATPPATLAEFTTGSGTQDFYDVSLVDGFNLPMIVEPSGGLGMCFSTGCINDLNRQCPTELRVDSGEACKSACEAFGTPEYCCSGPYATPDTCKPSVYSEMFKAACPKAYSYAYDDATSTFTCTGADYTITFCPSSTSQKSESNAIPTTATTYGSITGSGEVSSEEKGSWLPYLLTGDSSKSLSDAVFHTTLLAIFLVFLA; from the exons ATGTCTTTGCTATCTTCAAATTCACCTCCTTCCATTTCCGTTTCTGTCTCCTCTCATAGAAAAAATAACATAAACTCTATTTTAGTGCAGATGGAGTTTCTGTtcttttccatttatttattaagTTTGATCTCCTTCTTCCATG GGACTTCAGGGACTACATTTACACTTGTAAATAAATGTGATTACACAGTTTGGCCTGGTATCCTTGGCAACACCCAGTTAGATAGCACAGGTTTCGAGCTACCATCTGGGGGGTCACGGTCCTTCCAGGCACCGCCCAGTTGGTCAGGTCGGTTCTGGGGGAGAACCGGTTGCGCATCGGACCAAACCACAGGCCAACTCATTTGCCAAACTGGTGACTGTGGTTCCACCCAAATTGAATGCAATGGCAGAGGCGCCACTCCCCCTGCCACCTTAGCTGAGTTCACGACAGGGTCAGGCACCCAGGACTTTTACGATGTCAGTTTAGTTGACGGCTTCAACTTACCAATGATCGTCGAGCCGAGCGGTGGGTTGGGCATGTGCTTCTCAACAGGGTGCATAAATGACTTAAACCGGCAGTGCCCGACGGAGTTAAGGGTCGATTCCGGTGAGGCTTGTAAGAGTGCATGCGAGGCTTTTGGGACGCCCGAGTATTGCTGCAGTGGCCCCTACGCCACACCCGACACCTGTAAACCATCTGTTTATTCGGAGATGTTCAAAGCGGCTTGCCCAAAAGCGTATAGCTACGCGTATGATGATGCTACCAGTACGTTTACATGTACGGGAGCTGATTATACGATCACATTCTGCCCTTCATCAACAAG TCAAAAATCTGAGAGCAATGCAATCCCAACAACAGCGACGACATATGGATCTATTACAGGGTCAGGAGAAGTTTCAAGTGAAGAAAAAGGTTCATGGTTACCATATTTACTTACGGGGGATTCTTCCAAGTCTCTTTCTGATGCTGTTTTTCACACCACGTTGTTGGCCATCTTCTTGGTCTTCCTCGCTTAG